Proteins from a single region of Esox lucius isolate fEsoLuc1 chromosome 13, fEsoLuc1.pri, whole genome shotgun sequence:
- the LOC117595423 gene encoding loricrin-like, protein MSGGSCAAEAGLVSGGSCAAEAGLVSGGNCAAGSSLMSGGSCAAEAGLVSGGSCAAEAGLVSGGSCAAEAGLVSGGSCAAGSSLVSGGSCAAESSLVSGGSCAAGAGLVSGGSCAAGAGLVSGGSCAAGSSLMSGGSCAAEAGLVSGGSCAAEAGLVSGGSCDAGAGLVSGGSCAAGAGLVSGGSCAAGSSLVSGGSCAAGSSLVSGGSCAAESSLVSGGSCAAGSSLVSGGSCAAGSSLVSGGSCAAEAGLVSGGSCAAGAGLVSGGSCAAGAGLVSGGSCAAGASLVSGGSCAAGAGLVSGGSCAAGAGLVSGGSCAAGSSLVSGGSCAAGPGLVSGGSCTAGSSLVSGGSCAAGSSLVSGGSCAAGAGQ, encoded by the exons ATGTCAGGAGGGAGCTGTGCTGCTGAGGCTGGTCTGGTGTCAGGAGGGAGCTGTGCTGCTGAGGCTGGTCTGGTGTCAGGAGGGAACTGTGCTGCTGGGTCTAGTCTAATGTCAGGAGGGAGCTGTGCTGCTGAGGCTGGTCTGGTGTCAGGAGGGAGCTGTGCTGCTGAGGCTGGTCTGGTGTCAGGAGGGAGCTGTGCTGCTGAGGCTGGTCTGGTGTCAGGAGGGAGCTGTGCTGCTGGGTCTAGTCTGGTGTCAGGAGGGAGCTGTGCTGCTGAGTCTAGTCTGGTGTCAGGAGGGAGCTGTGCTGCTGGGGCTGGTCTGGTGTCAGGAGGGAGCTGTGCTGCTGGGGCTGGTCTGGTGTCAGGAGGGAGCTGTGCTGCTGGGTCTAGTCTAATGTCAGGAGGGAGCTGTGCTGCTGAGGCTGGTCTGGTGTCAGGAGGGAGCTGTGCTGCTGAGGCTGGTCTGGTGTCAGGTGGGAGCTGTGATGCTGGGGCTGGTCTGGTGTCAGGAGGGAGCTGTGCTGCTGGGGCTGGTCTGGTGTCAGGAGGGAGCTGTGCTGCTGGGTCTAGTCTGGTGTCAGGAGGGAGCTGTGCTGCTGGGTCTAGTCTGGTGTCAGGAGGGAGCTGTGCTGCTGAGTCTAGTCTGGTGTCAGGAGGGAGCTGTGCTGCTGGGTCTAGCCTGGTGTCAGGAGGGAGCTGTGCTGCTGGGTCTAGTCTGGTGTCAGGAGGGAGCTGTGCTGCTGAGGCTGGTCTGGTGTCAGGAGGGAGCTGTGCTGCTGGGGCTGGTCTGGTGTCAGGAGGGAGCTGTGCTGCTGGAGCTGGTCTGGTGTCAGGAGGGAGCTGTGCTGCTGGGGCTAGTCTGGTGTCAGGAGGGAGCTGTGCTGCTGGAGCTGGTCTGGTGTCAGGAGGGAGCTGTGCTGCTGGAGCTGGTCTGGTGTCAGGAGGGAGCTGTGCTGCTGGGTCTAGTCTGGTGTCAGGAGGGAGCTGTGCTGCTGGGCCTGGTCTGGTGTCAGGAGGGAGCTGTACTGCTGGGTCTAGTCTGGTGTCAGGAGGGAGCTGTGCTGCTGGGTCTAGTCTGGTGTCAGGAGGGAGCTGTGCTGCTGGAGCTGGTCAG TAA